In one Streptomyces sp. T12 genomic region, the following are encoded:
- a CDS encoding bifunctional 2-polyprenyl-6-hydroxyphenol methylase/3-demethylubiquinol 3-O-methyltransferase UbiG: protein MSQTTGRPGIEQAWRHVYDRAYRLDRTPTASHLDTSGWVNTYTGQPYEPAEMEEWTEETVGRILEHAPRRVLEIGCGTGLLGSRLIPVTEAYCGLDFSVGALQRFSLGIDSTTRSAVCLLLGSAKDLSLVPKWDYDCIVLNSVVQYFPDTAYVHEVLRQAVGLLRPPGILFLGDVRHRDLLAVHHVWRSWRAAPDGTTAGEALADAERRHRADREWSTVPADLAGLLRSVGAQHVESRLKDGAYLTEMNLFRYDTIGYFQPPQPIADPAEWLVWEPGIEQRIDWRSRLPVGILGIPHTRLDPPNEAGRSLRDAPENTTLASLRMAREPRRDDDPLAVVRGMAAEHGAVIRTNWLRDRGGHTLDLAVLFEKDTSGPGSLLVRWPTTGHGNLE from the coding sequence GTGAGCCAGACCACAGGCCGGCCAGGTATCGAGCAGGCATGGCGGCACGTCTACGACCGCGCCTATCGGCTGGATCGCACGCCAACGGCTTCGCACCTCGACACCAGCGGATGGGTCAACACGTACACGGGGCAGCCTTACGAACCGGCCGAAATGGAGGAGTGGACCGAGGAGACGGTCGGCAGGATCCTGGAGCATGCGCCACGCAGGGTACTTGAAATCGGCTGTGGCACAGGGCTGTTGGGCAGCCGACTGATCCCCGTGACCGAGGCATACTGCGGGCTCGACTTCTCTGTCGGCGCCCTGCAACGCTTCAGCCTGGGGATTGATTCGACGACCAGGTCCGCCGTCTGTCTCCTGTTGGGCAGCGCCAAGGATCTCAGCCTGGTACCGAAGTGGGACTACGACTGCATCGTCCTCAACAGCGTTGTGCAGTACTTCCCCGACACCGCCTACGTGCATGAGGTGCTCCGGCAGGCCGTCGGGCTGCTCCGGCCCCCGGGAATCCTCTTCCTCGGCGACGTACGACACCGGGACCTGCTGGCAGTTCACCATGTCTGGCGCTCGTGGCGGGCTGCTCCCGACGGTACGACCGCGGGGGAGGCTCTCGCCGATGCGGAGAGACGCCACCGTGCCGATCGCGAGTGGAGCACCGTCCCTGCTGACCTGGCCGGTCTTCTCCGGTCCGTTGGCGCACAGCATGTCGAGTCCCGGCTCAAGGACGGCGCGTACCTGACAGAGATGAACCTCTTCCGGTACGACACCATCGGCTACTTCCAGCCGCCCCAACCGATCGCGGATCCTGCCGAGTGGCTGGTCTGGGAACCCGGTATAGAGCAGCGGATCGACTGGCGCAGCAGGCTGCCAGTGGGGATTCTCGGCATTCCCCACACACGCCTTGACCCGCCGAACGAGGCCGGACGCAGCCTGCGCGACGCCCCGGAGAACACGACCCTCGCATCACTGCGCATGGCCCGAGAGCCCCGCCGCGACGACGATCCACTGGCCGTCGTCCGCGGCATGGCCGCCGAACACGGCGCTGTGATCCGCACAAACTGGTTGCGGGACCGTGGCGGACACACGCTGGACCTCGCCGTCCTGTTCGAGAAAGACACCTCCGGGCCCGGATCGCTGCTGGTGCGCTGGCCCACGACCGGACACGGAAACCTCGAATGA
- a CDS encoding condensation domain-containing protein — MADSGQGTLRIDYSGIGGGRGPATWGQRHIWASFLDNRGNPARFTLRRAWHVPVGRTVADVVGALRALVEQHEALRTRFEVDRGALVQVVGQDGLLSCPVTDAAAEWSQEAALRAASESVVAGFGPDEEPPVRFQILTFQGTPQWIVAAISHLTVDAEACDRLQSDLHGLLTEAGTPSTATCQPLQRARFEQSSEGRSQNARALRHWRTVLERHPEWLFPIRADSTHSWHGERFAVVQAHAPGLGRHVERIADRLRVSAPALCVAAFCKAFAACSDATAYPLGVTLSNRVLSWSRGYIGTLAQHGVIGIRDVQTPLDQLARQTWHSLLLSHRFSLYDQDDVFALISQMCGRECDWFGPVANFVNFQYLSSLSGVASPAEDPAGRELVFADLDPQKDSAVRFGLHIGSDATDLIIRMSVDQACIRTESVREAIAGAASELWSANG; from the coding sequence ATGGCGGACTCCGGGCAGGGAACACTGCGGATCGACTACTCCGGAATCGGTGGCGGACGCGGTCCCGCTACCTGGGGGCAGCGCCATATCTGGGCGTCCTTCCTCGACAACCGGGGCAACCCGGCCCGATTTACCTTGCGCCGCGCATGGCACGTTCCGGTCGGCCGTACGGTCGCGGACGTCGTGGGCGCATTACGCGCGCTCGTTGAGCAGCACGAAGCCCTGCGGACCCGTTTCGAAGTCGACAGAGGGGCGCTGGTCCAGGTCGTAGGACAAGACGGCCTCTTGTCCTGCCCGGTGACGGATGCCGCCGCCGAGTGGTCCCAGGAGGCAGCACTGCGGGCAGCTTCGGAGTCGGTGGTTGCCGGCTTCGGGCCGGATGAAGAACCACCGGTCCGTTTCCAGATTCTGACCTTCCAAGGGACACCGCAGTGGATCGTCGCCGCGATCTCGCACCTGACCGTGGACGCCGAGGCGTGCGACAGACTCCAATCCGATCTTCATGGTCTACTGACGGAAGCCGGAACACCCTCGACTGCTACCTGCCAGCCCCTCCAACGAGCCCGGTTCGAGCAGTCGTCCGAGGGCCGATCACAGAACGCACGGGCGCTTCGGCACTGGCGAACGGTGCTCGAACGCCACCCCGAGTGGCTCTTTCCGATCCGCGCCGACAGCACGCACTCCTGGCACGGCGAACGATTCGCCGTCGTCCAGGCACACGCACCTGGGCTGGGACGGCACGTCGAACGAATCGCCGACCGCCTGCGCGTCTCGGCTCCGGCCCTGTGCGTCGCGGCCTTCTGCAAGGCGTTCGCGGCCTGCTCCGATGCAACCGCGTACCCGCTGGGTGTCACATTGTCCAACCGTGTTTTGTCGTGGTCCCGCGGATACATCGGCACCCTCGCACAGCACGGAGTCATCGGAATTCGGGACGTCCAGACGCCTCTCGATCAACTGGCCCGGCAGACATGGCACTCCCTCCTGCTGAGCCACCGTTTCTCCCTGTACGACCAGGACGACGTATTCGCGCTGATCTCGCAGATGTGCGGCAGGGAATGCGACTGGTTCGGGCCGGTGGCTAATTTCGTGAACTTCCAGTACCTGTCGTCCCTGAGTGGCGTGGCGTCTCCCGCCGAGGATCCCGCGGGGCGGGAGCTGGTGTTCGCGGATCTGGATCCCCAAAAGGACAGCGCCGTACGGTTCGGCCTACACATCGGCTCCGACGCAACGGACCTCATAATCCGGATGTCCGTGGACCAGGCCTGCATACGCACGGAATCGGTACGCGAAGCCATCGCAGGCGCGGCCTCCGAACTCTGGTCGGCCAACGGATAG
- a CDS encoding ABC transporter ATP-binding protein, protein MTTFDPRDPRFPLGALHPAQLRALFAERVRLLRLLPLIGLGSLSALLALITVTVLTGPAMALLTGELLDRIVQDDGLTGAAWVIVGLGGMLLLQQLIRPMSELVTTGATRRIDGVLRERIRQVALTPATISHLEESEFQDDALRASEIGEGWWVRSAGTAACSSLLLTGRVLSATASAVVLALYFPWLAGFLLAASLLSRSLQRRQWTHLVTVGDRLTGGQRRVDYLDELAAGLEAAKEIRLFGLADWLVIRRASTHWELRAPYWALRRSLLRRQGLTTALSAACGASALLVPGLAAADGNISVGALGSCLAAATGIFQITLMGFESFDIEYGKGAVQAVDRLFARYGDPDERFGEAPANVGIEAPETDGRHAPLIQIDQVTFRYPHAAQPVLRELNLTIHPGQVLAIVGVNGAGKTTLTKLLAGLYRPTHGRITVDNQTLGDLDPAVLRRRLSVIYQDFLHYPATVRDNIILSAPEHPPQSGDEEVLAALHRAGADGLLRSLSEGLDTQLWRTGSGGRDLSGGQWQRLALARVLYATAHGRDLIVLDEPTANLDAEAETEFFDKVVATVRSSGVSVVLISHRLSTVRNADRIVVLNDGRITESGSHDDLLAFPDGSYARLWRLQASRFTGEQNPETVTADTGPHAE, encoded by the coding sequence ATGACGACGTTCGACCCGCGCGATCCTAGGTTCCCTTTAGGCGCTCTGCACCCCGCGCAGTTGCGCGCCCTGTTCGCCGAACGAGTGCGCCTTCTGCGGCTGCTGCCGCTGATCGGCCTCGGCTCGCTCTCAGCGCTGCTGGCACTGATCACGGTCACCGTGCTGACCGGACCGGCCATGGCGCTGCTGACGGGAGAGCTGCTGGACCGTATCGTCCAGGACGACGGCTTGACCGGGGCAGCCTGGGTGATCGTCGGCCTTGGCGGGATGTTGCTTCTCCAGCAGTTGATCCGCCCCATGAGCGAACTGGTCACCACAGGCGCCACCCGCAGGATCGACGGCGTCCTGCGCGAGCGGATCCGGCAGGTGGCACTGACACCGGCCACCATCAGCCACCTGGAGGAGTCCGAGTTCCAGGACGACGCCCTGCGCGCGAGTGAGATCGGCGAGGGATGGTGGGTACGCTCCGCCGGAACCGCGGCCTGTAGCAGCCTGCTGCTCACTGGCCGAGTCCTTTCCGCCACTGCATCGGCGGTGGTACTGGCCCTGTACTTTCCGTGGCTCGCCGGCTTCCTGCTTGCGGCCTCGCTGCTCAGCCGCTCCTTGCAACGTCGTCAGTGGACCCACCTGGTCACGGTCGGGGACCGACTGACCGGCGGTCAGCGCAGAGTCGACTACCTCGACGAACTGGCCGCCGGGCTGGAGGCCGCCAAGGAGATCCGCCTGTTTGGCCTCGCGGATTGGCTGGTGATACGCCGAGCATCCACCCACTGGGAACTCCGCGCCCCGTACTGGGCGCTGCGCCGCAGCCTGCTGCGCCGACAAGGTCTGACGACGGCGTTGTCTGCGGCGTGCGGGGCGTCTGCCCTACTGGTTCCGGGCCTGGCGGCAGCCGACGGAAACATCAGCGTCGGCGCACTGGGTTCCTGCCTGGCCGCCGCCACTGGCATCTTCCAGATCACCTTGATGGGCTTCGAAAGCTTCGACATCGAGTACGGCAAGGGCGCTGTTCAGGCAGTCGACCGACTCTTCGCCCGTTATGGCGACCCGGACGAGCGGTTCGGTGAAGCCCCGGCAAACGTGGGAATCGAGGCACCGGAAACCGACGGTCGACATGCACCGCTCATACAAATCGACCAGGTGACCTTCCGCTACCCCCACGCCGCCCAGCCAGTGCTGCGCGAGCTGAACCTGACGATCCATCCGGGCCAGGTGCTCGCAATCGTCGGGGTCAACGGAGCCGGGAAGACGACCCTGACCAAGCTCCTGGCAGGACTGTACCGGCCCACCCACGGGCGGATCACCGTCGACAACCAGACACTCGGAGACCTAGACCCGGCCGTTCTCCGCCGCCGTCTGAGCGTCATCTACCAGGACTTCCTGCACTACCCGGCCACTGTCCGCGACAACATCATCCTGAGCGCACCAGAGCATCCTCCGCAGAGCGGTGACGAGGAGGTGCTGGCCGCCCTGCACCGCGCCGGAGCGGACGGACTGCTGCGCTCACTTTCCGAGGGCCTCGACACACAACTGTGGCGTACGGGAAGCGGCGGCCGTGACCTCTCAGGCGGGCAGTGGCAACGTCTGGCCCTGGCCCGAGTGCTCTATGCCACCGCCCACGGACGCGATCTGATCGTGTTGGACGAGCCCACAGCCAACCTGGACGCCGAAGCGGAGACAGAGTTCTTCGACAAGGTGGTCGCCACCGTCCGCTCGAGTGGTGTCTCCGTCGTGCTCATCTCCCACAGGCTCTCCACCGTCCGCAATGCCGACCGCATCGTGGTTCTGAACGACGGCCGCATCACCGAATCCGGCAGCCACGACGATCTGCTCGCCTTCCCGGATGGCAGCTACGCCCGTCTGTGGCGGCTCCAGGCATCCCGGTTCACCGGGGAGCAGAACCCCGAAACGGTCACTGCCGACACCGGCCCGCACGCCGAGTAA